The following nucleotide sequence is from Halorussus caseinilyticus.
ACGTGAACGACGCGGGCGGGCCGCTGGGTCGGCAAATCAACATGTCCAACACCGACAGCCAGACCCAACCGTCTCGGGCCATCCAGCAGTACAACTCGCTGGTCAACGAGCAGAACATCATCGGGTTCGTCGGGGCGGCGTCGAGCGGCGTCTCGGTACCGCTCGCCCAGAACGTCGCCGCCGACCGAGTGATGCAGATGAGCAACGCCAGCACGTCGCCCGCGCTGGCCGAAATCGGCTACAACGAAGACCAGAGCATCAAGTACTTCGGCCGGACCGCGCCCAACGACGCCCAACAGGGCATCGTGATGGGCCGCATCCTGAACGACGACCAGTACATCGGCGCGGACAGGGCGGCGTTCCTCTTCGTGGACAACCCCTACGGACAGGGCTTGGCCGAGAAAGCCCGCGCGCAGTTCCAAGGCGAGACGGTCGGGATGGTGGGCTACAGCCAACGGGCCAGCGACTACACCTCGACGCTCGACTCGCTGTTCCAGAACAATCCCGACGCCATCGGATTCATCGGCTACCCCGGCAACGGTCGGACCATCCTCAACCAGTGGAACAACGGCGGCTACGGCGGCGAGTGGGTCCTCAGCGAGGGACTGAACTCTTCGGACTTCCTGAGCAGTCTGAGCAACATCACGTCGGGGATGTACCTCGCCTCGCCGAACCCCGAGCAGACGCCGGGCCGGACCGCGTTCGAGGAGAAGATGGGCGACCAAGCCGGGACGCTGTTCGCGCCCCACGCCTACGACGGACTCTTCCTGCAAGCACTCGCTATACAGGCCGCGGGCGAGGCCACCGGGACGGCAATCGCCCAGAACATCCGGTCGGTCTCGCGGCCCGAGGAGGGCGCGAGCCAACAGACCGCGACGACCGCCGCGGACGGCGTCGATGGCGGCGGCGGTCAGCAGGCCGCCACCGTCACGGTCGGGGAGTTCCAGAAGGCCAAGGACCTGCTGTCGAACGGCGAGGACATCAACTATCAGGGCGCGTCGAGTCCGGTCAACCTCAACGAGTCGCTGGAACCGCTGAACCAGTTCGCCATCCTGCAGGTGGCCGACGACGGTTCGACCGAGACGCTGGAGACGATTCCGCGGAGTTTCTTCCGCGGTAAACTGTAAGCGAGCGGCGGCGAATCCGAACCACCTTTTTGAGGGTCGCAGGCGACCACGGGAAGACGGCCGGGAGAACTATCTTTGTTTTCTTGAGCAACTTTTCGATTTCTCAAACAAAGCTAAGCATTTCTCCGGGCGCGAACGTCCGACCGGGCGCGTCGCGGGAGGACCGACGCGAGGGTTCAAGTACGAGGACGGGACGAACTCGGCGCGGACGCCTCGCGCGGTTCCGGGCGCGGGCGGCGCGCGGGCACTACCCGCGCGCCGCGGAACCGCCAGTCCGACTACCCCGAGAGGGCTGAGCCAACTCCACGGTCCGCGACCGACCGCGAGCGAGGAGCGACGCGACGAGCGAGCGGCCTTTTTGGTCCAGATTTTTCGGGGAGTGGTGTCCGCAACGACCGAGCGAAGCGAGGGCGTGAGGACGCCCGACGAGAAAAAAGTGGTCTCTAGTCGTCCGTCGCGGTCTCACCGGTTTCGCCGGTTTCGCCGCCGCCACCGCCGAGGTAGAGTTCCGTCACCTCGTCGTTGTCGAGCAGGGCGTCACCGGTGTCCTCGAAGCGGTTCTCGCCCATCTCCAGCACGTAGCCCCGGTCGGAGTTCCGCAGGGCCTTGCGCGCGTTCTGCTCGACCATCAGGATGGCCGTGCCCGACTCGTTGATTTCGATTATCTTCTCGAACACCTCGTCCACGAGGTCCGGCGCGAGACCCGCGCTCGGTTCGTCCACCAGCATCAGGTCCGGGTCCACCATCAGGCCCCGGCCCATGGCGAGCATCTGCTGTTGGCCGCCGGACATCGTTCCGGCCTTCTGGTTCTGGCGCTCTTCCAGAATCGGGAAGCGGTCGAACACCTCCTGTAGGGCGTCCTCGGGCATCGAGTCGAGGATGTACGCGCCCATCTCCAGATTCTCCCGGACGGTGAGGTTCGGGAAGACGTTCTCGACCTGCGGGACGTAACACATCCCCTCGCGGGTGATTTCGTCCGGGCGGAGGTCGGTGATGTCCGCGCCGTCGAAGTTCACCGACCCGTCCCAGCAGTCGATGAGACCGAACACGGCCTTCATGAACGTCGATTTCCCGGCACCGTTCGGCCCGATGATGCAGACGATTTCGTCGTCCGCCACGTCCATCGAGACGCCGTGGAGGATTTGGGCGTCGCCGTACCCCGACACGATGTCGCGGGCTTCGAGTAGCGCCACGATTATCCCCCCAAGTAGGCGTCCACAACTCGCTGGTCGTTCTGTACCTCTTCGGGCGTGCCTTGCATGAGTTTCTTTCCTTGGTCCATGACGATGATGGTGTCCGAGAGGTTCATGATGACCTCCATGTCGTGTTCGACGATGCAGAACGTGTAGCCCTGCTCTCGCAGACTCTCGATTCGCTCCAACAGCTTTTCGGTCAGTGCGGGGTTGACCCCGGCGACGGGTTCGTCCAGCAGGATGAGGTCCGGGTCGGTCATCAGCACGCGACCCAACTCCAGCAGTTTGCGCTGACCGCCCGAGAGATTGCCCGCGTACTCGTTGGTGAGGTGGTCGATTTCGAGGAATTCGAGCATCTCCAGCGCGCGCTCGCGGACCCCCTGCTCCTCGTCGGCGACCGCGCTACGGCGAAGCCACGCGTTGGTGAGACTCTCGCCGCGCTGGTCTTGGGGCGCGAGCATCAGGTTCTCCAGCACTGTCAGTCCCTGCAACTCGCGGGTGAGTTGGAACGTCCGGGAGAGACCTTCTTGGGAGACCCGGAACGGCCGCTTGTTCTTCACGTCGAGGTAGTCGTTCTTGACCTTCTCCTCGGCCTGATAGACGCCAGCGCCGATACCCGCGCCGACGAGCGCCGCGCCACCGGTCGCGAGCGTCGATACCCCCGCCGACGCCGCCGCCGCGAGACCGACGCCGCCGAAGGTCATCCCCGACGCGCTCATCCAGATGCCCTGCTCGGTGTCGCTCGGGCGCATGATGTCCTGCAAGTCGGTGCCGCGATACCGGACTTCTCCGCCGTCGGGTTCGTAGAACCCGCTGATGAGGTTGAACGTCGTGGTCTTCCCGGCACCGTTCGGGCCGATGAGACCCGTGACGGTACCCTCTTCGACCTCGAACGTCGCGCCATCGACGGCCGTGATGCCGCCGAACGTCTTTCGCAGGCCGTCTACTTCGAGTATCGCTTCGCCGGTTCCGTGAGTCTCGTGTTCGGATTCGACTGTCTCGCTCATTCTTCTGCCACCTCCGCGACCGTTCGTTTCTCGCCCCACAGCCCTTCGGGGCGGTAGTAGAGGATGACGATAAGGAGCGCGCCGATGAACGCGAGGCGGAGCGCCTGCACCGACGACCGGGCCGCCGTTGGGAAGAATGCCGCGATGTCGGCAGTCGCCTTCTGGAACGCCCAGTAGATGGTCGCGCCCAGAATCATCCCCTTGTTGTTGGCGGTACCGCCGATGATGAGCGCGAGGAACGCGATGAACGTCACCCGCGGCGCGAACATCGTGTGGACCAGACTCTGGAAGTAGATGGCGGTCAGGCCACCGGCGAATCCGGCCAGCGCCGACCCGAGCATCATGCTCTGGACCTTGTAGGCGAACGTGTTCTTCCCGAGGGAAGTCGCCACGTCCTCGTCCTCTCGGATGGCCTTCAGCACCCGGCCGAACGGCGACTCGACCGTAATCTCCGAGAGGTAGTAGAGCATGCCGAGCGAGGCGAGGGTCAACACCAGCAGGAACCGCGAGTAGTCGAACTCTGCGGTCCCGGCTTGGAACTTCATCAGCCACAGCAGGTTCTGGACGGTGTTGTTCACCGCCGCACCGACCCCGGCGCGCTGGAACGGGACGATGTTCGCCATCACGAAGTACCGGATGACGAACAGCCAAATCGCGCCGACGCCGACGATGCGGACGAACTCCACGCCCGACCCGAACCGTCCCCAGTTCGACCCGAGGTAGTAGACGCCGTAGAGGAACGCCGCGAGCAGACCCATCGTGACGAACAGGCCGATACTGCTCATCGCGTCGCCCGACCCGCCGCCGAGGACGATGAGCGGGGCGAAACACGCGACGAACACGATTGCGAGACCGAGCGCGATGGCGAAGTCGCGCCCCGAGAGGTCGCTGTACCGGCGGGCGACCGCGACGGCACCGAACACCCA
It contains:
- a CDS encoding ABC transporter ATP-binding protein, giving the protein MALLEARDIVSGYGDAQILHGVSMDVADDEIVCIIGPNGAGKSTFMKAVFGLIDCWDGSVNFDGADITDLRPDEITREGMCYVPQVENVFPNLTVRENLEMGAYILDSMPEDALQEVFDRFPILEERQNQKAGTMSGGQQQMLAMGRGLMVDPDLMLVDEPSAGLAPDLVDEVFEKIIEINESGTAILMVEQNARKALRNSDRGYVLEMGENRFEDTGDALLDNDEVTELYLGGGGGETGETGETATDD
- a CDS encoding ABC transporter substrate-binding protein, with amino-acid sequence MSEKYRTTRRTYLKGATAAGVAGLTGLSASAGAAQGGPISMGSILPITGNLSAYGSGMQRAVNVAVQDVNDAGGPLGRQINMSNTDSQTQPSRAIQQYNSLVNEQNIIGFVGAASSGVSVPLAQNVAADRVMQMSNASTSPALAEIGYNEDQSIKYFGRTAPNDAQQGIVMGRILNDDQYIGADRAAFLFVDNPYGQGLAEKARAQFQGETVGMVGYSQRASDYTSTLDSLFQNNPDAIGFIGYPGNGRTILNQWNNGGYGGEWVLSEGLNSSDFLSSLSNITSGMYLASPNPEQTPGRTAFEEKMGDQAGTLFAPHAYDGLFLQALAIQAAGEATGTAIAQNIRSVSRPEEGASQQTATTAADGVDGGGGQQAATVTVGEFQKAKDLLSNGEDINYQGASSPVNLNESLEPLNQFAILQVADDGSTETLETIPRSFFRGKL
- a CDS encoding ABC transporter ATP-binding protein — translated: MSETVESEHETHGTGEAILEVDGLRKTFGGITAVDGATFEVEEGTVTGLIGPNGAGKTTTFNLISGFYEPDGGEVRYRGTDLQDIMRPSDTEQGIWMSASGMTFGGVGLAAAASAGVSTLATGGAALVGAGIGAGVYQAEEKVKNDYLDVKNKRPFRVSQEGLSRTFQLTRELQGLTVLENLMLAPQDQRGESLTNAWLRRSAVADEEQGVRERALEMLEFLEIDHLTNEYAGNLSGGQRKLLELGRVLMTDPDLILLDEPVAGVNPALTEKLLERIESLREQGYTFCIVEHDMEVIMNLSDTIIVMDQGKKLMQGTPEEVQNDQRVVDAYLGG